One segment of Kwoniella newhampshirensis strain CBS 13917 chromosome 10 map unlocalized Ctg14, whole genome shotgun sequence DNA contains the following:
- a CDS encoding cytochrome c oxidase-assembly factor COX23, mitochondrial has product MASQVPPSKNPTPYASRPLPPSPALEQPEDYKNTFRGRMSASKFADPCEAASKASLECLERTHYNRDECTDFFRAYRECKGKWIAQRKEDRMSGRDTV; this is encoded by the exons ATGGCTTCCCAGGTTCCACCTTCGAAGAACCCTACTCCGTACGCATCTAGACCGTTACCGCCCTCTCCGGCTCTCGAACAGCCAGAAGATTACAAGAACACTttcaga GGACGAATGTCTGCTAGCAAG TTCGCCGATCCATGCGAAGCAGCCAGCAAAGCATCGTTAGAATGTCTCGAAAGAACGCATTACAACcgagacgag TGTACGGACTTTTTCAGAGCGTATAGGGAATGTAAGGGCAAGTGG ATCGCTCAACGGAAAGAGGACAGAATGAGTGGGAGAGATACTGTCTAG
- a CDS encoding 60S ribosomal protein eL33, translating to MAATRLYTKGRILGHKRGKRNSRPNQSLVQIEGVDSKESARHYLGKRVAYVYKAKREINGSKVRVIWGRISRPHGNSGVAKAKFRTNLPAKVFGASVRIMLFPSTI from the exons ATGGCCGCTActcg ACTCTACACCAAAGGCCGAATCCTCGGACACAAGCGCGGAAAGCGAAACTCTCGACCTAACCAGTCATTGGTCCAGATCGAGGGTGTTGACTCCAAGGAGTCTGCCAGGCATTACTTGGGAAAG CGAGTCGCCTACGTCTACAAGGCCAAGCGAGAGATCAACGGCAGCAAGGTCCGAGTGATCTGGGGCCGAATCTCTCGACCTCACGGTAACTCTGGTGTCGCCAAGGCCAAGTTCCGAACCAACCTTCCCGCTAAAGTTTTCGGTGCTTCCGTCCGAATC ATGCTTTtcccctccaccatctaa